The Microtus ochrogaster isolate Prairie Vole_2 unplaced genomic scaffold, MicOch1.0 UNK74, whole genome shotgun sequence region TCTCGGGTTTCCCAGAGAATATGACCgccaggaggaaaggaaagggacaacttgttcctcttttgggagttcatttaaatactcGGTGGAAGTGGTCCTGACCTCAGGGGTCAGGACGTGGCaggctgggatttggagtccagaccaatataGCTCTCCAGCCTGGGGGCTGAGGGCTACGCTCTTAACTTAACAGGATGCTTATGTGCAAGGTGAGTGCTTTGCTATGAAacacaccccaacccctcactgggggattctagtcaggggctctaccactgagccacaccccagcccctcactgggggatcctaggcaggggctctaccactgagccacacccccagctctttcctctcttccacctTAAAGTTTCTTCTGTATTTTGAATTCCATTTAGAAATTGCCTTCATattttccaaaaccaaacaacagtaacttttttgttttgttttgtttttatgtcaatggCCAGAGACCTTTTGGGTTCATGGGTCATACAGTCTCCTTGTTAGTTAGTCTCTGCTGCTATGTATAAATAAATCAGTCACCTGAAATATAGAAGCCGCAGGGAGTAGCTACATTATAATAAACTCACAGTAATAAAATCAGGCAATGGGCCAGACTTGCCTGACAACTGAttttgctatgatgaaacacagACCTCAGTGATCCGCAGTAGTACAGCTTAGCAGAGCACAGGGTTACGAGGCAAAGAGacttgggtttgtgtgtgtgtgtgtgtgtgtgtgtgtgtgtgtgtgtgtgtgtgtgcgtgtgcgtgtgcacgtgcacgtgCAAGAACAAAACCTCTGGCCACAGCATGTCTGGGGGTTAGAGGACAGTTCCTGGGagtcttctcttctcccctgtgGGCCCCAACGTTGTCAGACTTGATGGTGAGTGCCTTTCCCCTCTGACCCATGTCACCAGACCCAGCAATCTACCTGCCAGGATATTTGCCAGGCTGCGGCCAAGTGACCTAGCCTTGAATATGCAGCATGACAGAAACAAAGCTCTGCCCTAGGGTGGAAGGCTAGAGCGAGCCTGAGACTGTTCCTCTGAGCTCAGCACACCTATGTGGCACACGCAGGCTCCTGCTTCTCTGTCCTATACAGACACATGATGgtaccaaatgaaaaaaaaaactagggacTGGAGACATAGTTATAATTATGAGCACTGActctcttccagaaaacctaggttcaattcccagcacccacatgtcagctcacaagcGTCAGTAAAACCaatcccagggcatctgatgccctcttcctgaCTCTGCAGACAGGATACACATATGGTGTGCATAAATGCTGTCTGATgccccctctctgcctctgcaggcactgtacaTACATGATGCACATGAATACTAGCAGGCATGACATCCAGtggcataaaataataaactgaataaaataaataactttaaacttaaaaaaaattatattttatttatgtgagagttttgtctgcatatgtgtgtactacatgtgttCCTCTTAGCTATAGAGGTcaaaagaggatgttggattctctggaactagagttacagatgtttgtgagccaccatctgggtactgggatttgaacccaggtcctttgcagcAGCAAAACGTGCTCTTGACCATTGACCTCTCCAGCAGCCCTAAAATAACTTCCTTAAATgttggggaaatggcttagtAGTGGAGTACTTGCCTATCATGTGTGAGGGTTTGGGTTCAGTCCCTACActgagatggatggatggatggatggatggatggatggatggatggatggatggatggatggagagaattTGTATGCATCTTGTTCGATGTTCCTCTCTGAGCTTCTTCTGACCTCGGTTGGGATGCTTTGGATGCGGATATTCTAAGGATAATTGTCCTAGAGTTAAAGCATCTGTCCATGaacactggaaaacaaacaaactaaactaTGCCCAGCTAAGCAGGAGTGTGTGTGCTGTTCCAGGAAAGTACAGACTTCAAGATTGTGACTGTGGACCTCACTGAGGATGAACAGAGCACCTGGCACAATCCCCAGAGAACGCCAGAGAGAAGTGTGATCCTTGAGGGCCACAGGGACCTGTGGGGTGAGTATATAACTGGCTCCAAAAAGGGCTGTCTACTGATGCTTTCCCTTCCCATTAAGAAGGTGAGGGGCTCATCAACCAGGTTactggtttttcatttgtttctgtggtgAGCTCATGAACACACTGTAGCATGCAGGTAAAGGCCAGAGGGCAACCTACAGCACTGGCTCCCTGGCCGAGCACCTCAGGAGTCTTCCCTGATGTTCTTTGAGATGCTGCTGAGGAAATTGATTCTGGTATTCTCAAGCCAAACCTGGTCCCGGTGCTCCTGCATGTTGAttctttctgcagtcctgggaAACTCTTGGGGTGTTCTCTAGCTGATAGTGCACCCCTGTGCTACCTTGTGGGAGTATTAGGGAGTGCTAGTGATCTGGAGATGCTGGGGGAGGGAACCCCAGGGCCTGGGGAACATGAGAACACTTGAAATTTGGTTGTATTTGGAAGCCTGGGGACACTTGAAAACCTGGATGTGCTGGGGGCTGGCACTCTGGGTACTTGGAGCTCTGAGGGCATTGGCAGACTGACCATCAGTCATTTGGAAACCTGGTTTAGAAAACATTGATAATTCATATCCTCTTTAGCCTTGTAGAACTTAACTCAGGTGACCCCACTCCACCCTGGGAATGCAAatttatataaagtaaaatttattagctgggcagtggtggtcatgcctttaatcccagctgttgggaagcagaggcaggcagatctcagtgaattcatggccagtttggtttacagagtgagttccacaatagccaaggctacaagagaaaccctgtcttgaataagcaaaacaacaacaatacttatatatacaaatacacacacatgcgcgcgcgcgcacacacacacacacacacacacacacacacacacacacacacacagacacacacgtaaaATTTTTGGTTTGAGCTTCTTCCGACTTCACAGATTCTAAAGGCCAAACTCTGCGACCAAAGTTGGCAGTGATTTTCTTTTGTCTCTAGCCTGAATACCCAAAGTCCAGTATCTTTCACCAGTTTTCCAAACCACACAGTTTCCTAATTAAAGCAaggtaaagaatataaagaatttaCCAATGTATCTGTCCACTTTTCATGTGACTTTTCTGGGGAGATGAGCAGAAATGTTTATCCACCCTAGATTGTGCTCCAACAGACGAGCACATCCAAgtccagtgtcttagttagggtttctgttgctgtgaagaagctccatgaccacgacaacttttctcttttttcctttttcttttctctttttggctttttgagataagatttctctgtaactttggggcctgtcctggaacttgctttgtagactgtctgacctcgaactcccagagatccatcccctgtctctgactcctgagtgctaggattgaaggaatgcaccaccactactacagcagcttttataaaggaaaacattcaattttgGCTGGCTTAGAGTTTAGACATTCAGTCTTTTACCTTCATGATGGGAAACATCGCAGtgtgtaggcagatgtggtgctagagaaggagctgagagttctacatcttgatccataggcaacaGAAGACTGTTTGCCATACTGTGTAACATGAAGATTTTGTAGCATGaatggggcctgcttgttggggtttctgtcccacccagttccccacagctggcaagccccaaagaaaatcacacagagatctctataagttataaagctgattggcccattaggtcaggctacttattagctcttgtacatattaacccattattctcatctatgttagccatgtggctcagtacctttttcagctggcaggtcacatcttgcttcttcggtgtctggacaggagtgggaataatcaacttcctccttcccagaattctcctgttctcattgtatcatttctatttcctgcctggccaatcagagtttatttaaaacatgattgacagattacagacaattctcccacaccaatacTGGGAGTAACTTGAACATATAAGACTTCAAAGTTCACCTCtgtggtgacacacttcctccaacaaggccatacctactccaacaaagccacgacTTCTAATAGTGCAACTCCCTACGGGAGaaacattcaaacatgtgagtctaATAGTggttcctattcaaaccaccacatcccacTCTCTGATCAtcataggcttgtagccataacAATGTGGAAATGCATTCAGCCCAACTGCTATATCTTAAATGTAATTCCctgtaaaattgaaataaaaaagcggaacacatacttccaacatataatgacacaggACTGTTGcatggaggccacttgtttgttcctgactgctcagcctcccgaaataatcacacagaaactatattaattaaatcactgcttggtccattagctctagcttcttattggctaacttttacatataaatttaaccaatttccattaatctgtgtattgccacgtggttgtgtTTTACTGTCTAAAGTTCTCGCATCTGTctttggcagggctacatgacttctctctgactctgcccttctttttcccagcattcagtttagtttttcctgcctacttgTGTTCCCCAATAGCTCTGCtagaggcccaaagcagttcctttattaatcaatggtaattatagcatacagagggaaatcccacatcacagaatcTAAATTATTCTGTTAAAATGTAgtgaagggagcatagtgaggaaatactggaccaaaaccagctgggcaaacttcAAACTTTGCATTTCTATGTCTGTTGTCAAAGTGCTTTTCagatctccagcccctttcaatttgttgactgcagcacacttctttctcttggactggTTCCACTTTCTGTTAGAAACTTTTTTCGGCAGGCATCCTACAACTCTggatctctaacatcttggggtctctgTACAGTTCAGGCATCTTATAGCTCTGGATCTCTGACATCATGGGGTCTCCATGCAGTTCAGGTTTCATCTTCACAGCTTCCCATAGTGACCTTCctgggcctccattcagggacaccccgacacatgcctggcctcagcagctttctgtCCTTAGCTCTAAAGCCAGAAtcatgtggctgaagctgccaagttctgctgcttggtGGGACTGGAACATTGTCATTCCTTTTCACATGACCACGTCCAGGTTGGCAACTGCTGAGTTTTCTGGATTAATTACAGGAAGAGGGGTTAATAAACGGCAAATAGACCATCAAAGCTGCACCCAGCATGGAGAAAATTTACAAAAGCCCAGGCACCACTAAGGGGTTCCCACTTCCCTGTAACTTCTCTTCAGGATACATCTAGCTGGGTAGAAGGAGGTGGTGACTGTATTCTAAGTAGGGGTCTAGTGATCTTCCCACCTCTTTGGTTTGAAATAATGTTGCCAGCTCACTACCAGCACCATAGATCCCCACTATCAGTGAATCTTGTTTCATTACTGTGATAACAGATCAAGGTGTTCTGGAAGTTATCACAGCTCTTGTTCCTGATGGTGGACTGTTGTGCTGTGCCCAGAGGGAGTGGTTCCATTACACCAGTTAAGAACCAGGCACATGGAGAACATTACATGTGCAGAAAGTCTGTTTCCAAAGCCCATTGGTAGTTGCTGCTTTCCTTGTCTTATGGACCATGTGTGAGCATGTTTTCCATGTGAGTTCATCATGTAATACATCAGTCACTCATATTCTATATAAACTTCTAGTCTCTGGTGGTGTCACAGGAATCCAGGGTCTGTACTCTGTTGCAGTACCTGCACCATCTGGAACCACAATAgggcaagggtctggggagtaaagaacacacagagacggGTCATTCTTGAAGCAAGACTGCCCATTTTATTATGTCCccaggcagcttatatagtgTTATCCTTGATTagtggccacaccctagctctgGGGATTTTCTACTGCAAGCCCTCTAGAAACCACTTCCTTGCTTTCAGGAACTCTTGAGGGtcctgtgctcagagcagctgcaagcatagaaaaacaagttgtttacctCCAGCAGGCAAAaggtcatagaaagttcagggtctgagggtctgcagctcCTACCACTGTATCAGGTGTTTGGAGAACTGGGATAAAAGTGACCAATACAGGTGTCTTGTTTTATTCTCTTCCAGACTTGCCAGCTGTGCATGGGATAGAAGAAACCACCTCAAAGCAGACTGTCTTTGATGAAGAAACATCCCATGGAGTGAAGACAGAGGGGTTGGCAAGAGAAGATCCTTGGCTCTCTTCCTGTGAAGAAGTGTGTGCTTCCAAGGAGCAgctggaaaagaaacaagaaaagcaagagGAAGCAGCCTTTACCCAAGGGAGAGCTGGCACTCCTGGAATGGTCTGCAGGAGTGATGAATTTGGCAGGATTTCGTTCCCCTTGATGCCAGTCAGAAACCATTTCCATAAACAGGCAGCACATGTTAAAAAGTTACATGGTGACACTGTTGCAAACAGTCTTCAGAAGGTTTGTGATGGTGCAGATCTTTCCAAAGAGGAAAATTATGGAAACGTCTCTCCAAGCTTTCATTTCACTCAGTTTACAAGAACCCCAAAAGGAGATAAAGTCTATGAATTGAATGGTCGTGTTCCATCTTTTGGCCGTGGCACACCCCTAAATCTACAGGAAAAGGTTTGTGTAGAAGGTAAAACCTTAGGCTTTAAAGGGCGCGGACAAGTTTTGAGCCATAACGTATCCTTAAATGAACAACAGAGGATTCTTGAGGGCCAGGAAAAATGTAGTAAAACAGCCCCGAGTCCATCTCTTCCTCAGAACATGAGAAACTGCTCTGACGAGAAACGTTTTGAATGTAAGTATTGTGGCAAGTCCTTCAGCTGGAGTTCACATCTCATTGCCCACCAAAGAACTCATACGGGGGAGAAGCCCTACAAATGCAACCTGTGTGGGAAGCTCTTCACCCGGAGCTCACACGTTGTTTCCCATCAGAGaatccatactggagagaaaccatacAGATGCAATCTGTGTGGGAAATCTTTTACCCAGAGGTATGTTCTTGTGGTGCATCAAAGAACTCATACTGGTGAGCGGCCTTATGAGTGCAACCAGTGTGGGAAGTCTTTCAGGCAAAGCTACAAACTTATTGCACATCAAAGAACTCATAccggagagaagccctatgaatgcaCTCAGTGTGGGAAATCATTCATCCAGAGTTATAAACTCATCGCACATCAGAAAATCCATTCTGGAGAAAAGCCCTATGAATGCAGtcactgtgggaagtccttcagcCAAAGCTATAAGCTTGTCGCACATCAGAGGACCCACACGGGAGAAAAGCCTTTTGAGTGCAATTACTGTGGGAAGTCGTTCAGCTGGAGCTCTCAGCTGGTGTCCCATCAGAGAACACACAcgggagagaaaccttatgagTGTAGTGATTGTGGGAAATCTTTCAACCGCAGCTCACATCTTGTCATGCATCAGAGGactcacactggagaaaagccGTATCAGTGTAAgcagtgtgggaagtccttcagtcAGAGCTATGTTCTGGTCGTTCATCAGCGGACACACACCGGGGAGAAGCCTTACGAGTGCAGCCAGTGTGGGAAGACCTTCAGGCAGAGCTCCTGCTTCACTCAGCACCAGCGAACCCACACCGGAGAGAAGCCTTACGAGTGTAACCAGTGCGGGAAGACCTTCAGCCTGAGCGCTCGGCTTATCGTCCACCAGCGAACTCACACCGGCGAGAAACCGTACAAGTGCAGCCAGTGTGGCAAAGCGTTTATTAGCAGTTCTAAGCGCAGTAGGCACCAGGCCACTCACAGCGATGAGTCTTCTAAGTCCTGACTAGGTGGGAGCCCGAGTTCGAGTCCACTCCTCTCAGTCCAGCCCTCTCTGTTGTACCCGGGGAAGAAGGCACACAGGCCCTTTGGATACCCCTGTGTTGCTGGTAGCGAGGAGTAAGGCCTTTCGTCTGACAGGCGAGGGTAAGAGGCCCCTGGAGAAGAGAAGCTGTGACACCAGCCGAGGTGCTTTCTAGCACAGCTCTGTGCGGCAGCATCCTTAAACTGGTCTCAGAAGGAGGAGGCTACCTACTGCCTGGCAGAAGTGGCTTCCCACAGCACTCGAGAAGGCAGAATCTAGACCCAGAGGAGGTGAATTTAGATCAAGTATCGTAAGCTTAGTTCATATGCCCTCTTGTTTGAGAGTCCTGGGCTGGGCCCtgagacacagcttctttcttGTAAAGCTGACACTCTGTAAGTTTAGCTCAGAAGGTGTTCTAAAACTCCCTGACTTCAGAAGGTAGCCACTGTGAGGAAGCTGTCCCATCTTCCTGTATCTTGCCCTTTTTGCCCTTTGTGCTACTGGCTCACTGAGCCATGTCCTCCCACCTCGTATCTCCTCCCAGAATCCCCATGCCTGTTTACTGCAGGCAGATGTGCTTTTCAGTCCCTCGTTTATGCAGGCTTGACCAGTCAGGCTCCAGTCATAGCCCAGCTGTAAATCTCACTCTGTGTACCCTCCGGTCATGTGGCAGGAGCTGCTTTTCTATCGCAAGAAGCTTTGCTCTTCTGCCACCCTATCTAGTCATTCCTTTCGATCTAGTGACAGCATGGGAGCCACTGACTCAGAGTTACAAGTGGCCATTGAGTTTTCAGGGCCCTAGTCCTCTGAGCTAAGCTCATCTGAGCTAAGAAATAGGCTCCCTTGCTCTCAAAGCTCCCCACAGCATTGCCATGTATGCTGACCATAAGCTGTGTAGTTTAGGAAATTTACAAGCAGAATCAGGCTTGGACCAGCATGGAAGTAGAAACCCAAAACTCATCTCTAGTGAGACTGAGTCAAGATGATTGTGAATTCAAGAGCAGCCTGCACTATGTAGCAAGActatctcaaagaagaaaaacaaacttgcCCTGTGTGTGCTTCTGCAAACAATAAATTTTGCTACTTTTTCCGTAAAGTAAATGATCAGTTCTGAATTTCAGATAAACTAAATCTAAAATTGATGGCTGTTCCCAAAAAGACTGAAATGCTGACTGGTGGGTGTGCTGTGGAGACTTATAGGTTGTGGTTTTTATAACTTAATATTGGAAAACAATATTTGACTGTCAACCTACACAATTTTCCCGATTGTTAGTTTGTAATCTGCTTTGTACACTTCTGTTACAGTGAATATTTTCTATTACTAAGGTAAAATTACTGATATGAAATGAAATACTTGACAAGAGTATAGAAAATCTCTGGAACTGCCTtcaaaaatatttgtgtataGGTTGAAGTTGAGAAGGGatcatggatttatttatttgatactgTTGCTTATGTTGTCATCTTTTGGAGATGCATGTTGTACTATAACAAATggtacaaagaataaaaaatgatcagaagcaacaaaaacaaaacagatctcTCTTGTTTGAGCATTTAAAGAATGGCTAACCAAATGCCCCGGGGGCTTAGGGTTTCCATTGAGCTCCACCTGAGCCAGTCACTCCCTAGGGTTCAGACTCTGGGATGCTCCAGATGAAAGTCTTGCACTGGCGAGGAGAATTTCCTCTAGCAAGCATCCTGTTTGAGGACTGAGGGCCTGGGTAATGCAGGTAGGCTTGTCTACTTATGTTTCCATGGAATGTTAAGGAACATTCCCAATGATGTTGCTGGCCCCTCCCATGGTATTGTGCCCCTGGGTATCCTGTAATAGTTTTCAGAGggaatgggggctggggagatggctcagtgaggaggagcacttgctattcttgctggattcagttctcagcagccacattgtgcctcacaaccatccataaccgCAGTTTTAGGGGGCcagcacccttttctgacctccctgggcaccaggtacacacatggtgaACAGACTTACATGCGAGcaaaacacagacataaaaaataaatccaggaATGAATTTTTCAGGTAGATACCACTTGAGGTGTTTTCCTcttgtttattcattatttatttattgttataattGCATGTGCCTTTGTGCACATGAGTTATAGGGCaacttcattttttgtttttgttttctcaagacaaaggtttctctgtgtggccttggctgtccttgaacttgctctgtagacaaggctgacctcaaaatcagagatccacctgcctctgctttcctagtgctggattaaatgtgtgtactaCCACCTCCCAAGAACAACTAACTTAATCTCAaagggagttggttttctttccatcatactcattctggagatcaaactcaggccattgaGCTttgtggcaagtacctttaccaaAATGAACTGTCAAAGTGACCCTTGGTTTCTAAAGATTTGCTGTGTCTATCCTGATCTTTGTCTATAAATGACAAATTTTAACCCTATAAATTGTGTGCCTGAATCCTTAATCTcagaaaagtattatttatttattttctgagaaagggtttctctgtgtagttctggccgttctggaactctctatgtagaccagactggcctcaaattcagagaccagcctgcctctgcctcccaagtgctaggattaaaggcgtgtactcaCATAcctggcttaattttttaaagctgtaTTCTATGTGTAAGTTTTGCTCACAGGAATGTCTGTGCATTGTGTATTCCTGGTACCTATGGAAGTCAGGAGAGCACCACATACCCTGAaactggcattacagatggtagtgatcTGCCATCTgctggctgggaactgaacccaggtcctctgcaagaatgattattcctaattgctgagccatgtTTTCAGACCCACAGACAGTTATAAGACAGGGTTTGTCGTGCATGCCACGGCGTGAGTGTGTGGGTTCTCGCAGGTCtgtgaaatgaagactcagacaCACATTGAGAATGAACTTA contains the following coding sequences:
- the Znf180 gene encoding zinc finger protein 180 isoform X2; protein product: MEQQDEESLESPQACVENFVLPQEMIIEVEGEDAGSLDVMPQESTDFKIVTVDLTEDEQSTWHNPQRTPERSVILEGHRDLWDLPAVHGIEETTSKQTVFDEETSHGVKTEGLAREDPWLSSCEEVCASKEQLEKKQEKQEEAAFTQGRAGTPGMVCRSDEFGRISFPLMPVRNHFHKQAAHVKKLHGDTVANSLQKVCDGADLSKEENYGNVSPSFHFTQFTRTPKGDKVYELNGRVPSFGRGTPLNLQEKVCVEGKTLGFKGRGQVLSHNVSLNEQQRILEGQEKCSKTAPSPSLPQNMRNCSDEKRFECKYCGKSFSWSSHLIAHQRTHTGEKPYKCNLCGKLFTRSSHVVSHQRIHTGEKPYRCNLCGKSFTQRYVLVVHQRTHTGERPYECNQCGKSFRQSYKLIAHQRTHTGEKPYECTQCGKSFIQSYKLIAHQKIHSGEKPYECSHCGKSFSQSYKLVAHQRTHTGEKPFECNYCGKSFSWSSQLVSHQRTHTGEKPYECSDCGKSFNRSSHLVMHQRTHTGEKPYQCKQCGKSFSQSYVLVVHQRTHTGEKPYECSQCGKTFRQSSCFTQHQRTHTGEKPYECNQCGKTFSLSARLIVHQRTHTGEKPYKCSQCGKAFISSSKRSRHQATHSDESSKS
- the Znf180 gene encoding zinc finger protein 180 isoform X1, producing the protein MGELLRRGVLAPERQHGGASELGTWLHLEETMEQQDEESLESPQACVENFVLPQEMIIEVEGEDAGSLDVMPQESTDFKIVTVDLTEDEQSTWHNPQRTPERSVILEGHRDLWDLPAVHGIEETTSKQTVFDEETSHGVKTEGLAREDPWLSSCEEVCASKEQLEKKQEKQEEAAFTQGRAGTPGMVCRSDEFGRISFPLMPVRNHFHKQAAHVKKLHGDTVANSLQKVCDGADLSKEENYGNVSPSFHFTQFTRTPKGDKVYELNGRVPSFGRGTPLNLQEKVCVEGKTLGFKGRGQVLSHNVSLNEQQRILEGQEKCSKTAPSPSLPQNMRNCSDEKRFECKYCGKSFSWSSHLIAHQRTHTGEKPYKCNLCGKLFTRSSHVVSHQRIHTGEKPYRCNLCGKSFTQRYVLVVHQRTHTGERPYECNQCGKSFRQSYKLIAHQRTHTGEKPYECTQCGKSFIQSYKLIAHQKIHSGEKPYECSHCGKSFSQSYKLVAHQRTHTGEKPFECNYCGKSFSWSSQLVSHQRTHTGEKPYECSDCGKSFNRSSHLVMHQRTHTGEKPYQCKQCGKSFSQSYVLVVHQRTHTGEKPYECSQCGKTFRQSSCFTQHQRTHTGEKPYECNQCGKTFSLSARLIVHQRTHTGEKPYKCSQCGKAFISSSKRSRHQATHSDESSKS